In Cololabis saira isolate AMF1-May2022 chromosome 4, fColSai1.1, whole genome shotgun sequence, one DNA window encodes the following:
- the rab38a gene encoding ras-related protein Rab-38, with product MQNNHHKEHLYKILVIGDLGVGKTSIIKRYVHHNFSPNYRATIGVDFALKVLNWDQETVRLQLWDIAGQERFGNMTRVYYREAMGAFIVFDVTRPASFEAVTKWKEDLDSKVTLANGKHVATVLLANKCDQGRDVLTNNGIKMEQFCQENGFVGWFETSAKENINIDEAASCLVKHIIASENDMLRSEVPDTITPQLEKDKGGTCSACFRSQ from the exons ATGCAGAACAACCACCACAAGGAGCACCTGTACAAGATCCTTGTGATAGGGGACCTCGGGGTGGGGAAGACCAGCATCATCAAGCGGTATGTCCATCACAACTTCAGCCCCAACTACCGAGCCACCATCGGGGTGGACTTCGCTCTCAAGGTCCTCAACTGGGACCAGGAGACGGTGCGTCTGCAGCTGTGGGACATCGCAG GTCAGGAAAGGTTCGGCAACATGACCCGTGTGTATTACCGAGAAGCTATGGGCGCCTTCATCGTGTTTGATGTGACGCGGCCCGCTTCCTTTGAGGCCGTCACCAAATGGAAGGAGGACTTGGATTCCAAAGTGACACTTGCCAATGGGAAACACGTAGCCACCGTGCTTTTGGCTAATAAATGTGACCAGGGTCGGGATGTACTGACCAACAATGGAATAAAGATGGAGCAGTTCTGCCAGGAGAATGGCTTTGTGGGATGGTTTGAGACATCTGCCAAG gagaaTATCAACATTGATGAGGCAGCCAGCTGCTTGGTGAAACACATCATTGCCAGTGAGAATGACATGCTTCGGTCAGAAGTTCCCGACACCATCACCCCTCAGTTAGAGAAGGACAAAGGTGGAACTTGTTCCGCCTGCTTCAGATCCCAATAA